From a region of the Podarcis muralis chromosome 16, rPodMur119.hap1.1, whole genome shotgun sequence genome:
- the LOC114587004 gene encoding solute carrier family 22 member 6-A-like, with amino-acid sequence MGFAELLEHVGSMGRFQVIHVVLLSLPIFMMASHMILQNFTAGTPGHHCLVHHPNGTSGNQSLEAEDLLKVSIPMDEKGQPEQCRRFIHHQGQFLNATIANWTEMDTETCKDGWVYDKTVFPSTIVTEWDLVCSARALKQMAQSLYMAGVLVGGIVYGGLSDRFGRRLILIWSCLQLAVTGTASAFSPTFSAYCALRFLTGMAYSGTVLNIFSLCVEWTPTRTRPLLSTYNGLAYTIGQMILAGLAYLIPEWRWLQLTVSLPYFIFFIYSWWFSESARWLVLAGKPEEAVKELKRAARMNGKPEASDKLNVELLRSNMKEEMASLKSSYTIVDLVRTPTMRRISCCLCFVWFSTSFAYYGLVMDLQHFGVNIYLIQLVFGAVDFPAKFISVLTISYIGRRFTQAATLVLAGLTILANIFVPQDMPTTRAALAVFGKGCLAAAFNCIYLYTGELYPTVLRQTGMGLGNTLSRLGGISAPLVKISGEYLPYLPHLIYGTAPVVSGIAAIFLPETRNASLPETIEQVENRSQAQKDPKQQQQMEALLDATKPETTKDAV; translated from the exons ATGGGTTTTGCCGAACTCCTAGAACATGTTGGCAGCATGGGACGCTTCCAGGTCATCCACGTGGTCTTGTTGTCCCTCCCCATTTTCATGATGGCCAGTCACATGATCCTGCAGAACTTCACTGCAGGTACCCCAGGCCACCACTGCTTGGTCCACCACCCCAATGGCACTTCTGGGAACCAAAGCCTGGAAGCAGAGGATCTCCTCAAGGTCTCCATCCCCATGGATGAGAAAGGGCAGCCCGAGCAATGTCGCCGCTTCATCCACCACCAGGGGCAGTTCCTGAATGCCACCATAGCGAACTGGACCGAGATGGACACGGAGACATGCAAGGATGGGTGGGTGTACGACAAGACGGTCTTCCCAAGCACCATCGTCACTGAG TGGGACCTGGTGTGCTCTGCGCGAGCTTTGAAGCAGATGGCTCAGTCCCTCTACATGGCTGGCGTGCTGGTGGGAGGAATTGTCTATGGAGGCCTCTCAGACAG GTTTGGACGACGGCTGATTCTCATCTGGTCCTGCCTGCAACTGGCAGTCACAGGGACGGCATCCGCCTTCTCCCCCACCTTCAGTGCCTACTGCGCCCTTCGCTTCCTGACAGGGATGGCCTACTCTGGCACTGTCCTCAATATCTTCTCTCTGT GTGTGGAATGGACGCCCACAAGAACCCGGCCCTTGCTGTCAACCTACAACGGCTTGGCCTACACGATTGGACAGATGATCCTGGCAGGGTTGGCCTACCTCATCCCAGAATGGCGCTGGCTGCAGCTGACTGTCTCCTTGCCCTATTTCATCTTCTTCATCTACTCCTG GTGGTTTTCTGAATCAGCCCGCTGGCTGGTGTTGGCTGGCAAGCCAGAGGAGGCTGTGAAGGAGCTGAAGAGGGCAGCCAGGATGAACGGGAAGCCTGAAGCCAGCGACAAGCTAAATGTCGAG CTCTTGAGATCCAACATGAAGGAAGAAATGGCGTCCCTGAAATCCAGCTATACCATTGTGGACTTGGTGCGGACTCCAACCATGCGCAGGATCTCTTGCTGCCTCTGCTTTGTGTG GTTCTCCACCAGTTTTGCCTATTATGGGCTGGTCATGGACCTCCAGCACTTCGGCGTCAACATCTACTTGATCCAGCTGGTTTTTGGGGCGGTTGACTTCCCAGCCAAGTTTATCTCAGTCCTCACCATCAGTTACATTGGGCGCCGGTTCACCCAAGCTGCCACACTCGTCCTTGCAGGGCTGACCATCCTGGCTAACATCTTTGTTCCACAAG atATGCCCACCACACGGGCTGCCTTGGCCGTCTTCGGGAAGGGGTGTTTGGCTGCCGCATTCAACTGCATCTATTTGTACACTGGAGAACTTTATCCAACGGTGCTCCG GCAGACTGGCATGGGTCTAGGCAACACCTTGTCTCGCTTGGGTGGCATCTCAGCCCCCCTGGTGAAGATATCCGGTGAGTACCTCCCTTACCTGCCGCACCTGATCTACGGTACTGCCCCCGTGGTGTCTGGGATCGCTGCCATCTTCCTGCCGGAAACCCGCAATGCCTCGCTGCCAGAAACAATTGAGCAAGTTGAGAACAG ATCTCAGGCCCAGAAGGAcccaaagcagcaacagcaaatggAGGCCCTTCTCGACGCCACCAAGCCTGAAACCACAAAGGATGCTGTTTAA